Proteins encoded by one window of Flagellimonas lutaonensis:
- a CDS encoding nucleotide exchange factor GrpE, whose product MSKKSKVQEMEENQQGQNMEDTTVENNPETVGENEQQDAEASAEQQLHDELAKEKDKFLRLFAEFENFKKRTSKERMELFKTAGQEVMLALLPVLDDFDRALKEISKSDDQELFKGVELINNKLRETLKSKGLKEIDVKEGDTFDPEVHDAITQIAAPNKKMKGKIIDVVEKGFMLGDKIIRHPKVVVGN is encoded by the coding sequence ATGAGCAAAAAAAGTAAGGTTCAAGAGATGGAAGAAAACCAACAAGGGCAAAATATGGAGGATACCACCGTTGAAAACAATCCGGAAACGGTTGGGGAAAATGAACAACAAGATGCCGAAGCCTCTGCTGAGCAACAACTGCATGATGAGCTTGCCAAAGAAAAGGATAAGTTTTTGCGCCTTTTTGCGGAATTCGAAAACTTTAAGAAACGCACCTCAAAAGAGCGCATGGAGCTTTTCAAGACTGCTGGGCAAGAGGTCATGCTCGCCTTGCTGCCCGTGTTGGACGATTTTGACAGGGCCTTGAAGGAAATTTCAAAATCAGATGACCAAGAGCTTTTCAAGGGGGTCGAGCTTATCAATAATAAACTCCGTGAAACCCTTAAATCAAAGGGGTTAAAAGAAATTGATGTAAAAGAGGGAGATACCTTTGATCCTGAAGTTCATGATGCCATTACCCAAATTGCCGCACCCAACAAGAAGATGAAGGGCAAAATTATCGACGTGGTTGAAAAAGGTTTTATGTTGGGTGATAAGATCATCAGGCATCCCAAAGTAGTGGTTGGAAATTAA
- a CDS encoding ABC transporter ATP-binding protein — MNHILVAESVTKNYGGHKALSEVSLQIPENCIYGLLGPNGAGKTSLIRIINQITHPDSGNIFFNGEPLAPEHIGMIGYLPEERGLYKSMKVGEQALYLAQLKGLSKAEAKKRLDYWFERLEIGDWWNRKIQELSKGMAQKIQFIVTVLHKPKLLIFDEPFSGFDPINANVIKDEILRLKEQGASIIFSTHRMESVEELCEHIALLHQSEKILDGRLADIKKAYKKNIFKVGLKTTDDYQSKLAQLNGLFELKEQHYDSAEKQLDMVLQLPTDDTSALLQQLARCGNVVHFEETIPTANDIFIQTVKSKSTWAN; from the coding sequence ATGAACCACATACTTGTTGCTGAATCGGTAACCAAGAATTATGGCGGGCACAAAGCCTTGAGCGAAGTGTCTTTGCAAATTCCAGAAAATTGTATCTACGGTTTATTGGGTCCGAACGGTGCCGGCAAGACCTCCTTGATACGGATCATCAACCAGATTACCCATCCCGATAGCGGCAACATCTTTTTCAATGGTGAGCCCTTGGCGCCCGAACATATTGGAATGATTGGGTATTTGCCCGAAGAACGAGGGCTCTACAAGAGCATGAAGGTGGGCGAGCAGGCCCTATATCTGGCCCAACTAAAGGGGTTGTCAAAGGCTGAGGCCAAAAAACGGTTGGATTATTGGTTCGAACGCTTGGAAATAGGCGACTGGTGGAACCGAAAAATACAGGAACTCTCTAAGGGCATGGCCCAAAAGATACAGTTTATCGTTACCGTACTGCACAAGCCCAAGCTGCTTATTTTTGATGAGCCTTTCAGCGGGTTCGACCCCATAAATGCCAATGTCATCAAAGACGAGATCTTGCGGCTTAAAGAACAGGGTGCTTCCATCATTTTTTCGACCCATCGTATGGAGTCGGTCGAAGAACTGTGCGAGCATATTGCCCTGCTGCACCAATCAGAAAAGATTTTGGACGGCCGGCTTGCCGATATCAAAAAGGCCTACAAGAAAAACATTTTTAAGGTAGGGCTGAAGACTACTGATGATTACCAAAGCAAACTGGCCCAACTCAACGGCCTGTTCGAACTCAAAGAGCAGCACTATGACAGTGCTGAAAAACAGCTCGATATGGTCTTGCAGCTTCCGACAGACGATACCTCGGCATTGTTGCAACAATTGGCGCGTTGCGGCAATGTTGTGCATTTCGAGGAGACCATACCCACGGCAAACGATATTTTCATCCAAACGGTCAAATCAAAAAGTACATGGGCAAATTAG
- a CDS encoding TIGR01777 family oxidoreductase, giving the protein MKVLLTGATGLVGTALVDLLLAEGHTVHYLTTRKQKIENKEKRKGFYWDPANGELDMAALEGVSAIINLAGASISQRWTAKNKKKILNSRLQSLETLYNALERSQNTNIKMLVTASAIGIYPSSASKFYDENEKGVDDSFLGQVVKAWESKADTFTKLNLKVAKIRIGLVLSTKGGALPSLVRPIKYYVGAPLGSGNQWQSWIHIDDLAQLFVFVIKKGLAGVFNGVAPNPVTNAKLTKEAGKVLERPLWLPNVPKWVLRLVLGEMSYVVLASQRVSSKKIEERGFVFEYANVGGALQNLLNKPSSR; this is encoded by the coding sequence ATGAAGGTTCTTTTGACAGGTGCAACAGGTTTGGTAGGCACTGCTCTGGTCGATTTGCTATTGGCAGAAGGCCATACCGTACATTACCTGACCACCCGAAAACAAAAGATTGAAAATAAAGAAAAACGGAAAGGGTTTTACTGGGATCCGGCAAATGGAGAACTTGATATGGCCGCATTGGAGGGCGTTTCGGCCATTATCAATTTGGCAGGCGCCAGTATCAGTCAACGATGGACCGCAAAGAACAAAAAGAAAATCCTCAATAGCCGGCTACAAAGCCTCGAAACATTGTACAACGCCCTTGAGCGGTCACAGAACACAAACATCAAAATGCTTGTAACGGCATCTGCCATCGGTATCTATCCCAGCTCAGCATCAAAATTCTATGATGAAAATGAAAAGGGCGTGGATGATAGTTTTTTGGGGCAAGTGGTGAAAGCGTGGGAAAGCAAGGCCGATACCTTCACGAAACTGAACCTTAAAGTGGCCAAGATAAGGATAGGATTGGTACTTTCTACCAAAGGTGGGGCCCTGCCATCGCTTGTTCGGCCCATAAAATACTATGTCGGGGCCCCATTGGGCTCGGGTAACCAATGGCAATCGTGGATCCATATTGATGATTTGGCCCAATTGTTTGTTTTTGTCATCAAAAAAGGACTCGCCGGAGTATTTAACGGGGTGGCGCCCAACCCTGTTACAAATGCCAAACTTACCAAAGAGGCGGGCAAAGTGCTCGAAAGACCTTTGTGGTTGCCCAATGTGCCCAAGTGGGTGTTGCGACTTGTACTGGGTGAAATGTCATATGTGGTTTTGGCCAGCCAACGGGTCAGTTCAAAAAAAATTGAGGAACGGGGCTTCGTATTTGAATATGCCAATGTCGGCGGGGCCCTTCAAAACCTTTTGAACAAACCTTCTTCACGTTGA
- a CDS encoding mechanosensitive ion channel family protein, which translates to MVQDQNEGLKEVIKEDIWGSIKEFLSWGFHYGEGDRSVHITVGLLLLLITAFIVTSFLLKTIRQILTRKMEADDKLKFISVFKFIKYVVYVAVILLTMSAAGIDITILITASAALFVGLGLALQELFQDVIAGIFIIIDKSLQMGDIVDVNGKVGKVFEIKLRTTRAITRDDKVIIIPNHKFISDIIYNYTQNHKMTRERVAVGVAYGSDVQLVTKLLEEVAHEQKGVFKNPKPFVLFEDFGDSALLFSINFFTNDSFGDPKVKSSIRYAIDAKFRQHNVTIPFPQRDVHFYQHEPIDIASAAKKP; encoded by the coding sequence ATGGTACAAGATCAAAACGAAGGCCTGAAAGAGGTCATCAAAGAAGATATTTGGGGCTCCATTAAAGAATTTCTTTCATGGGGTTTTCATTATGGCGAAGGTGATAGATCGGTTCATATTACGGTAGGGCTTTTGCTTTTGCTCATAACGGCCTTTATTGTGACTAGTTTTCTACTGAAAACCATTCGCCAGATTTTGACCAGAAAAATGGAGGCAGATGACAAATTGAAGTTCATTAGTGTCTTCAAGTTCATCAAATATGTGGTGTATGTGGCCGTGATTCTGCTTACCATGAGTGCTGCGGGTATCGACATCACCATTTTGATCACCGCCTCGGCCGCACTTTTTGTGGGACTTGGCCTGGCCTTACAAGAATTGTTTCAAGATGTTATTGCAGGCATTTTTATAATTATCGATAAATCACTTCAAATGGGTGATATTGTTGATGTGAACGGTAAAGTGGGCAAGGTCTTCGAAATCAAATTGCGGACCACTAGAGCCATCACCAGAGATGATAAGGTAATCATTATACCCAACCACAAGTTCATCAGCGATATCATATACAACTACACACAAAACCATAAGATGACCCGCGAAAGGGTGGCAGTGGGTGTGGCCTATGGAAGTGATGTGCAACTGGTGACCAAGTTATTGGAAGAAGTGGCCCACGAGCAGAAAGGGGTATTCAAAAACCCAAAGCCCTTTGTGCTCTTTGAAGATTTTGGCGATTCGGCACTTTTGTTCTCCATCAATTTCTTCACAAACGACAGTTTTGGCGATCCCAAGGTCAAAAGCTCGATTCGATATGCGATTGATGCAAAGTTTAGACAGCACAATGTTACCATTCCCTTTCCACAACGGGATGTTCACTTTTACCAGCACGAGCCCATCGATATTGCCTCAGCAGCAAAAAAACCATGA
- the mnmD gene encoding tRNA (5-methylaminomethyl-2-thiouridine)(34)-methyltransferase MnmD yields the protein MKRRIITTGDGSKTIQIEEWNEQYHSLHGAVQEAYHVFIDHGLRHLPQNQLDILEIGFGTGLNALITFSEAQKEHKKIRYCGVEKYPVSIGEIKQLNYCEALGFKKLQEIFAKMHICDWQKEVAIHENFLLIKRQQDFLEIDDQNAFDLVYFDAFGARVQPELWTVEVFEKMFKALRSKGVLVTYAAKGSVRRAMQSVGFSVERLPGPPGKREMLRATKP from the coding sequence GTGAAGCGAAGGATCATTACCACGGGCGATGGGTCAAAAACCATTCAGATAGAAGAATGGAATGAGCAGTACCACTCGTTGCACGGTGCGGTACAAGAGGCCTATCATGTTTTTATAGACCATGGCCTTAGGCATCTTCCACAAAACCAGCTTGATATTCTTGAAATAGGCTTTGGCACTGGATTGAATGCGCTGATCACGTTTTCAGAGGCCCAAAAAGAACATAAAAAAATCAGGTATTGCGGTGTTGAGAAGTACCCTGTTTCCATTGGGGAGATAAAACAGCTCAATTACTGCGAAGCATTGGGCTTCAAAAAGCTTCAAGAAATTTTTGCTAAAATGCATATCTGTGACTGGCAAAAAGAGGTTGCCATTCACGAAAACTTCCTCTTAATAAAAAGACAACAAGATTTTCTGGAAATTGATGACCAGAACGCCTTTGACCTAGTGTATTTTGATGCCTTTGGCGCTAGGGTGCAGCCAGAACTTTGGACGGTTGAGGTGTTTGAAAAAATGTTCAAAGCCCTTCGTTCAAAAGGGGTTTTGGTAACCTACGCCGCCAAGGGCAGTGTTCGCCGGGCCATGCAGAGCGTAGGTTTTTCAGTCGAGCGGCTTCCTGGGCCGCCCGGAAAAAGAGAAATGCTTCGCGCGACAAAGCCGTAA
- the dnaJ gene encoding molecular chaperone DnaJ: MKQDYYEILGVSKNASAAEIKKAYRKKALEYHPDKNPGDAKAEEMFKKSAEAYEVLSDPNKRAKYDQFGHAAFEGGGFGGGGMNMEDIFSQFGDIFGSAFGGGFGGFGGFGGQRRVKGSNLRIRVKLTLEEVANGVEKKVKVRRKVQADGVTYKTCPTCNGSGQVTKITNTILGRMQTSATCNTCGGAGQTIDKKPNDADAQGLKVAEETVSIKIPAGVEDGMQLKVSGKGNEALGNGVPGDLLVAIETVEHDTLKREGDNLHYDLYISISDAVLGTSKEIDTVGGKVRIKLEPGIQSGKILRLRGKGIANLNGYGSGDLLVHVNVWTPKELTKEQREFFERMRNDQNFAPNPEKSDKSFFEKVKDMFS, from the coding sequence ATGAAACAAGACTATTACGAAATATTGGGGGTCTCAAAGAACGCCTCAGCAGCAGAGATAAAGAAGGCCTATCGAAAGAAAGCCTTGGAATACCACCCTGACAAAAATCCGGGAGATGCCAAAGCGGAAGAGATGTTCAAAAAATCTGCCGAGGCCTATGAGGTGTTGAGCGATCCAAACAAGCGTGCCAAGTACGACCAATTTGGCCATGCCGCCTTTGAAGGCGGTGGTTTTGGCGGTGGTGGAATGAACATGGAGGATATCTTCAGCCAGTTCGGTGATATCTTTGGCAGTGCTTTTGGCGGTGGCTTTGGTGGTTTCGGCGGTTTTGGTGGCCAACGCAGGGTAAAGGGCAGTAACCTGCGCATCAGGGTAAAACTGACCTTGGAAGAAGTGGCCAATGGAGTTGAAAAGAAAGTAAAAGTGCGCCGAAAGGTACAGGCAGACGGGGTCACATATAAAACATGCCCGACTTGTAATGGAAGCGGTCAGGTAACTAAAATTACCAATACCATTCTGGGCAGGATGCAGACATCGGCCACCTGCAATACCTGTGGAGGTGCCGGTCAGACCATCGATAAAAAACCCAATGATGCCGATGCACAGGGGCTCAAAGTGGCCGAAGAGACGGTTTCCATCAAAATACCGGCCGGTGTCGAAGACGGTATGCAGCTAAAGGTCTCTGGCAAAGGGAACGAGGCACTCGGCAATGGCGTGCCCGGCGATTTATTGGTGGCCATTGAGACCGTTGAACATGACACCCTAAAACGTGAGGGAGACAACCTTCACTATGATCTCTACATCAGTATTTCAGATGCGGTATTGGGTACTTCAAAAGAAATCGATACCGTTGGGGGCAAGGTGCGCATCAAATTGGAACCAGGAATACAATCGGGCAAGATACTGCGCTTGCGGGGCAAGGGAATTGCCAACCTGAACGGTTACGGCAGCGGTGATCTGCTCGTACATGTCAATGTATGGACACCGAAAGAGCTGACCAAAGAGCAAAGGGAGTTTTTCGAGCGTATGAGAAACGACCAGAATTTTGCGCCCAATCCTGAGAAATCTGACAAGTCTTTCTTTGAAAAAGTGAAAGATATGTTCTCATAA
- a CDS encoding ABC transporter permease: MGKLGLIIKREYLAKVRNRSFIVMTFLSPLLLVAMVLLIVYLTEINDSEKRVISVLDESGFFVEHFTASDNTSYLQISDIDLQAAKDSTLSLGYYGLLHIPQAANVEAAAKGAFLFTKDNPSTYMLDEIEDIIQNELRKERLTSLGISSEQFEEVERNFDLGTSTFDGRQNLKGINEFKAFLGGGFGYLIMMFIIIYGGFVMRSVIEEKTSRIIEVIISSVKPFQLMLGKIIGTSLAGVTQFAIWIFSATLLLVVAALFLDVDLTALNSSQNLALNGMPEMQSLATGNESEMQRYAQELFDLPWVTLLVSFIVYFVLGYLIYSSIYAAIGAAVDNETDTQQFIFPIILPMMLAIYVGFFSVFSNPHGPIAVAFSIFPLTSPIVMLMRLPSGIGEGGVPLWQLITSILLLIVTFIGIVWLAAKIYRVGILMYGKKPTYRELLKWLKY; this comes from the coding sequence ATGGGCAAATTAGGATTGATCATAAAGCGTGAATACCTGGCCAAGGTCAGAAACCGGTCGTTTATTGTCATGACCTTTTTGAGCCCCTTGCTGTTGGTGGCCATGGTATTGCTCATAGTCTATTTGACCGAAATCAATGACAGTGAAAAGCGGGTGATTTCCGTGTTGGATGAAAGCGGATTTTTTGTGGAACACTTCACCGCTTCCGATAACACATCCTATCTGCAAATAAGTGATATCGATTTGCAGGCGGCCAAAGATTCTACCCTGTCGTTAGGCTACTATGGCTTGTTGCACATTCCCCAAGCGGCGAATGTCGAAGCCGCCGCAAAAGGGGCGTTCTTGTTCACAAAAGACAATCCATCCACCTATATGTTGGATGAAATAGAGGACATCATACAAAATGAGCTTCGAAAAGAGCGTTTGACCTCGTTGGGCATCAGCTCAGAGCAGTTTGAAGAAGTTGAAAGAAATTTTGATTTGGGAACCTCGACCTTTGATGGCCGGCAGAACCTCAAGGGCATCAATGAGTTCAAGGCCTTTTTAGGGGGTGGTTTCGGCTATTTGATCATGATGTTCATCATTATTTACGGTGGATTTGTGATGCGTAGTGTGATAGAGGAAAAAACGAGCCGTATCATCGAGGTTATCATCTCATCGGTAAAACCTTTTCAATTGATGTTGGGCAAGATAATCGGCACCTCGTTGGCTGGGGTTACCCAATTCGCTATCTGGATATTTTCTGCAACCCTATTGTTGGTGGTAGCGGCCCTGTTTTTGGATGTTGATTTGACGGCCTTGAATTCTTCTCAGAACCTTGCCCTAAACGGTATGCCCGAGATGCAGTCACTTGCCACGGGCAATGAAAGTGAAATGCAGCGCTATGCCCAAGAGCTTTTTGATTTGCCGTGGGTAACCTTGTTGGTCTCGTTCATTGTATATTTCGTGCTGGGCTATCTGATATATAGCTCGATCTATGCGGCCATTGGGGCTGCCGTTGACAACGAGACCGATACCCAACAATTCATATTTCCGATAATATTGCCAATGATGTTGGCCATTTATGTCGGTTTCTTTTCGGTTTTTAGCAATCCGCATGGACCCATAGCCGTGGCCTTTTCCATATTTCCATTGACCTCGCCCATTGTCATGCTGATGCGGTTGCCCAGTGGAATAGGCGAGGGCGGGGTGCCCTTATGGCAATTGATCACCTCAATTCTGTTGTTAATCGTTACTTTTATAGGCATCGTATGGTTGGCGGCCAAGATTTACCGTGTGGGCATTCTCATGTATGGTAAAAAACCGACCTATCGCGAACTGCTCAAATGGCTTAAATACTAG